The following coding sequences are from one Oceanidesulfovibrio indonesiensis window:
- a CDS encoding response regulator: protein MKFLIVDDDFDSRKLLQKILHKYGYCDIAVDGEEGVDAFRTALKEGAGYDLVCLDILMPNMDGQQALREIREIEKEHGVNPGDEAKVIMITGLDDSKEVHDAFFLGDATSYIVKPLRKQLLLDEIEALGLALEERA, encoded by the coding sequence ATGAAATTTCTCATCGTGGATGACGACTTCGACAGCCGCAAGCTGCTTCAAAAGATATTGCACAAGTATGGTTACTGCGACATCGCCGTGGACGGCGAGGAAGGCGTGGATGCGTTCCGGACCGCGCTGAAGGAGGGCGCAGGCTACGATCTGGTCTGCCTTGACATTCTCATGCCCAACATGGATGGTCAGCAGGCCCTGCGTGAGATTCGCGAGATCGAAAAGGAACACGGCGTCAACCCCGGCGACGAAGCCAAGGTTATCATGATCACCGGCCTCGACGACTCCAAGGAAGTGCACGATGCGTTCTTCCTGGGCGACGCCACTTCCTACATCGTCAAACCGTTGCGCAAGCAGCTCCTTCTCGACGAGATAGAGGCGCTGGGCCTCGCGCTTGAGGAGCGAGCGTAA
- the gcvPA gene encoding aminomethyl-transferring glycine dehydrogenase subunit GcvPA: MPYIPHTPDQVRRMLDVVGVDSMSALFADIPASMRPKSFDLPEGLSEDAVLTRLSEIAAMNETGKASFLGAGFYDHFQPRAVRALISRSEFYTAYTPYQAEASQGTLQAIFEFQTAVCRLFDMDCANASVYDGGTAIFEACMMAVRKTRRTKIVMDEALSPIYRRMLSTMTLSLDIETVIVPHASGASDKAAISAAIDKDTAAVVVQNPNFFGVVDDFSDVAATAREHKALTIMSAYPVLASVLKSPGSMGADIVVGEGQSLGLPLSFGGPYLGIMTCTKEMVRQLPGRIAGRTEDKEGRTGYVLTLQAREQHIRRAKATSNICSNQALCALMAHIQMCLLGPEGLRRQAVLSMELARYAQARLTAVRGVDLLNDAPYGNEFAITLPRPADEVVAALAEQGVAAGFPLGRYYEGLDNALLVATTDKNTPEQVDRLAAGLKDAL, encoded by the coding sequence ATGCCCTACATTCCGCATACCCCTGATCAGGTCCGCCGCATGCTCGACGTCGTAGGCGTCGACTCCATGTCGGCGCTTTTCGCCGACATCCCGGCTTCCATGCGGCCCAAAAGCTTCGACCTCCCGGAAGGCCTTTCCGAAGACGCCGTGCTCACCAGGCTCTCGGAAATCGCGGCCATGAACGAGACCGGCAAGGCATCCTTCCTGGGAGCAGGTTTCTACGACCACTTCCAGCCACGCGCCGTGCGCGCTCTCATCTCCCGCAGCGAGTTCTACACCGCCTACACGCCGTACCAGGCGGAAGCCTCGCAAGGCACGCTCCAGGCCATCTTCGAGTTCCAGACCGCAGTCTGCCGCCTCTTTGACATGGATTGCGCCAACGCCTCGGTCTACGACGGCGGCACCGCCATTTTCGAAGCCTGCATGATGGCCGTCCGCAAGACCCGGCGGACAAAGATCGTGATGGACGAGGCGCTCAGCCCCATCTACCGCCGCATGCTGAGCACCATGACCTTGAGCCTGGACATCGAGACCGTCATCGTGCCGCACGCCAGCGGCGCCTCGGACAAGGCCGCCATATCCGCCGCCATAGACAAGGACACCGCCGCCGTGGTGGTGCAGAACCCAAACTTCTTCGGGGTGGTGGACGATTTCTCCGATGTGGCCGCCACGGCCAGGGAGCACAAGGCTCTGACCATCATGTCCGCGTACCCGGTGCTCGCCTCGGTGCTCAAGTCGCCGGGCTCCATGGGCGCGGACATCGTGGTGGGCGAAGGCCAGTCGCTCGGCCTGCCGCTCTCCTTCGGCGGTCCGTACCTCGGCATCATGACCTGCACCAAGGAAATGGTCCGCCAGCTGCCCGGCCGCATCGCCGGCCGCACCGAGGACAAGGAAGGCCGCACCGGTTACGTGCTCACTCTGCAAGCGCGCGAACAGCACATCCGCCGCGCCAAGGCCACGTCCAACATATGCTCCAACCAGGCGCTCTGCGCGCTCATGGCGCATATCCAGATGTGCCTCCTCGGGCCGGAGGGTCTGCGCCGGCAGGCCGTGCTCTCCATGGAGCTCGCACGCTACGCCCAGGCCCGGCTCACGGCCGTCCGCGGCGTCGATCTTCTGAACGACGCCCCCTACGGCAACGAGTTCGCCATCACCCTGCCGCGCCCGGCCGACGAGGTTGTGGCCGCTCTCGCGGAACAGGGCGTCGCCGCCGGCTTCCCTCTGGGCCGCTACTACGAAGGGCTGGACAACGCCCTGCTTGTGGCGACCACGGACAAGAACACTCCGGAGCAGGTGGACCGCCTTGCCGCCGGACTCAAGGACGCACTCTAG
- a CDS encoding HD domain-containing protein produces MTSDTNGIRAIAGAGELLAEHIARFRDYADRYLQDAGVADHRPVSLKIEHSLRVLENASAIIQAPSLLDAAGTPPGGGRAGLSFPTLIRLAALYHDVGRFEQYRRYATFHDKKSENHARLGVKVLRQSGLLAGLPDDVRSFIQAVVILHNRRFVPDGVAPDVRFATCVVRDADKVDIMRVMVEHFIAPDPADPVVTLHVAEHPTKYTESLYEAIMADKSGDYMAMRWTNDFKLLILGWVFQLNFRASLDMVRERRLAQQLLENLPDISPMRALGEKVRAALEPGAPAGGEKSA; encoded by the coding sequence GTGACTTCCGATACGAACGGGATCCGCGCTATTGCGGGAGCGGGGGAACTGCTGGCGGAGCATATTGCGCGGTTCCGGGACTATGCGGACCGTTATCTCCAGGACGCCGGCGTTGCGGACCATCGTCCCGTCTCGCTGAAGATCGAGCACTCATTGCGCGTGCTTGAAAATGCCTCGGCCATCATCCAGGCGCCCAGTCTGCTGGACGCCGCGGGAACGCCGCCAGGTGGAGGGCGGGCCGGGCTCTCGTTTCCGACGCTGATCCGACTCGCCGCGCTGTACCATGACGTGGGACGGTTCGAGCAGTACCGCCGCTACGCCACTTTCCACGACAAAAAATCCGAGAACCACGCCAGGCTCGGCGTGAAAGTGCTGCGGCAGAGCGGCCTTCTGGCCGGTCTGCCGGACGATGTTCGCAGTTTCATACAAGCAGTTGTCATTCTTCATAATCGGAGATTTGTGCCGGACGGCGTCGCACCGGACGTGCGCTTCGCAACCTGCGTGGTCCGGGATGCGGACAAGGTGGACATCATGCGCGTGATGGTGGAGCATTTCATCGCGCCCGATCCGGCGGACCCGGTGGTGACGCTGCATGTGGCGGAACACCCCACCAAGTATACGGAGTCGTTGTACGAGGCAATCATGGCCGACAAATCCGGCGACTACATGGCCATGCGATGGACCAATGATTTCAAGCTGTTGATACTGGGGTGGGTTTTTCAGCTGAACTTCCGGGCCAGCCTGGACATGGTGCGCGAACGGCGTCTGGCGCAGCAACTGCTTGAGAATCTGCCGGATATATCCCCGATGCGCGCGCTGGGCGAAAAGGTCCGCGCGGCACTGGAGCCCGGGGCGCCGGCTGGTGGGGAAAAGTCCGCATGA
- the gcvH gene encoding glycine cleavage system protein GcvH: MIPDDLLYTRTHEWLKQEGETALVGITHFAQEQLGDLTFIELPAPGDTIEAGEEMGSIESVKAASEIYAPVDGDVLEINEDLESAPELVNEDPYGEGWLIRIRPSGDLDDLLSPAEYADLVESETE; encoded by the coding sequence ATGATTCCCGACGATCTGCTCTATACCAGAACGCACGAATGGCTGAAGCAGGAAGGAGAGACCGCCCTCGTGGGCATCACCCACTTCGCCCAGGAGCAATTGGGCGACCTCACCTTCATCGAGCTGCCCGCTCCCGGCGACACCATCGAGGCCGGCGAAGAGATGGGCAGCATCGAATCCGTCAAAGCCGCCAGTGAAATATATGCGCCTGTCGACGGAGACGTCCTTGAAATCAACGAGGACCTCGAAAGCGCCCCCGAGCTCGTCAACGAAGATCCCTACGGTGAAGGATGGCTCATTCGCATCCGTCCGTCGGGCGATCTCGACGACCTCCTCTCCCCCGCCGAATACGCCGACCTCGTCGAGTCGGAAACCGAGTAG
- the gcvPB gene encoding aminomethyl-transferring glycine dehydrogenase subunit GcvPB, which translates to MNTAFEKSVPGRTGCLPKRPVETADKILPESLLRSEPPRLPELSELDVVRHFTELSGRNFGVDSNFYPLGSCTMKYNPKFTEDVAAMEGFAKLHPILGQLPGTREWVQGALRVMHETEGLLCEITGMAAYTLHPMAGAHGELCGALLIAAYHKKQGNRKTKVICPDSAHGTNPASAALAGYKVVNVESQDGVITPDALAEVLDDEVAALMMTCPNTLGLFEPHLEEIVRLLREKDALLYYDGANLNAILGKLRVGDVGFDVVHLNLHKTFGTPHGGGGPGAGPVGVSERLVDLLPISRVVKEDDGYHLRYDYPDSIGYIAPLYGNFGVVLKAYAYMLRLGREGLERVAEHAVLNANYLRKRLEGVLEIPYDRICMHEFVASAATQAKNGVHALDIAKALLDKGHHAPTVYFPLIVKECMMVEPTETESLETMDAFADDLIEILARAENDPDSVTSAPVSMSVQRLDETKAARDMVLTEDLAEKE; encoded by the coding sequence ATGAACACAGCGTTTGAAAAATCCGTCCCGGGCCGCACCGGCTGCCTGCCGAAGCGCCCTGTGGAGACCGCCGACAAGATCCTGCCGGAGTCGCTGCTGCGCTCCGAACCGCCCAGGCTGCCCGAGCTTTCAGAGCTCGACGTGGTCCGCCACTTCACCGAGCTTTCGGGCCGCAACTTCGGGGTGGACTCCAACTTCTACCCTCTGGGCTCCTGCACCATGAAGTACAACCCGAAGTTCACCGAGGACGTGGCGGCCATGGAGGGCTTTGCCAAACTCCATCCCATCCTCGGCCAGCTCCCCGGCACGCGGGAGTGGGTGCAGGGCGCGCTCAGGGTGATGCACGAGACCGAAGGCCTGCTCTGCGAGATCACCGGCATGGCCGCCTACACCCTGCACCCCATGGCCGGCGCTCACGGCGAGCTGTGCGGGGCGTTGCTCATCGCCGCCTACCACAAGAAACAGGGCAACAGGAAAACCAAAGTCATCTGCCCGGACTCCGCCCACGGCACCAACCCCGCATCCGCCGCCCTGGCCGGGTACAAGGTGGTCAACGTGGAGTCGCAGGACGGCGTCATCACCCCGGACGCCCTGGCCGAAGTCCTGGACGACGAAGTCGCGGCCCTGATGATGACCTGCCCGAACACCCTGGGCCTGTTCGAGCCGCATCTCGAAGAAATCGTCAGGCTGCTGCGCGAGAAGGACGCCCTGCTCTACTACGACGGCGCCAACCTCAACGCCATCCTCGGCAAGCTCCGCGTGGGCGATGTGGGCTTCGACGTGGTCCACCTCAACCTGCACAAGACCTTCGGCACACCCCACGGCGGCGGTGGCCCCGGAGCCGGCCCAGTAGGCGTCTCGGAACGCCTCGTGGACCTCCTGCCCATCTCCCGGGTGGTCAAGGAGGACGACGGCTACCACCTCAGGTACGACTATCCGGACTCCATCGGCTACATCGCGCCGCTCTACGGCAACTTCGGCGTGGTGCTCAAGGCATACGCCTACATGCTGCGCCTGGGCCGCGAGGGGCTGGAGCGCGTGGCCGAACACGCCGTGCTCAACGCCAACTACCTGCGCAAGCGGCTCGAAGGCGTGCTGGAGATTCCTTATGACCGCATCTGCATGCACGAATTCGTGGCCTCTGCAGCCACACAGGCCAAGAACGGCGTGCACGCCCTGGACATCGCCAAGGCGCTGCTGGACAAGGGCCACCACGCGCCCACGGTCTACTTCCCGCTCATCGTCAAGGAATGCATGATGGTGGAGCCCACCGAGACCGAGAGCCTGGAGACCATGGACGCCTTTGCCGACGACCTCATCGAGATTCTCGCCCGTGCGGAGAACGATCCGGACTCTGTGACCAGCGCGCCGGTCTCCATGTCCGTGCAGCGGCTGGACGAGACCAAGGCCGCCCGCGACATGGTGCTTACCGAAGATCTGGCCGAAAAGGAGTAG
- a CDS encoding alpha/beta fold hydrolase: MAASAVRTTALLACLLVLLGGCAARWERSLERAGSFAGARDFQRVTFDAGEYLLTGFHNQGRGGDLVVYIQGDGRPYLTRNRVSPNPTPESPLALMLAMEDPAPNVLYLARPCQFVGRSDPEAWRECSREDWTLGRFGPRMIHAMNVALDLARNRFSAERLHLVGHSGGGAMAALLAALRTDVASLITVAATLDHAAWTAHHYVTALRFSANPVDVAPALRDTPQVHFRGGRDEQVPPQTTEAFFHALGRATCLEIVDSPDLAHGRDWVPRWRDMLQLRSTLNCFPDPARK; the protein is encoded by the coding sequence GTGGCCGCATCAGCAGTCCGAACGACGGCGCTCCTGGCGTGCCTCCTCGTGCTGCTCGGCGGCTGCGCCGCGCGCTGGGAGCGAAGCCTGGAACGGGCAGGATCTTTTGCGGGAGCCCGCGATTTCCAGCGCGTGACGTTCGACGCCGGGGAGTATCTGCTCACAGGCTTCCACAACCAGGGCCGCGGGGGGGACCTCGTGGTCTACATCCAGGGAGACGGCCGGCCGTATCTCACACGGAACAGGGTCTCGCCAAACCCCACACCCGAATCTCCTCTGGCCCTCATGCTGGCCATGGAGGATCCGGCACCCAACGTCCTGTACCTCGCCAGACCCTGCCAGTTCGTGGGCCGGTCCGACCCGGAAGCCTGGCGTGAATGCAGCCGGGAGGACTGGACCCTGGGCCGCTTCGGCCCGCGCATGATCCACGCCATGAACGTAGCGCTGGACCTGGCCCGCAATCGTTTCTCGGCAGAACGGCTGCACCTGGTCGGCCATTCGGGCGGCGGCGCCATGGCCGCTCTTCTCGCCGCCTTGCGTACGGACGTCGCCTCGCTGATTACCGTAGCCGCCACCCTGGACCACGCCGCCTGGACCGCGCACCACTACGTCACGGCGCTGCGCTTTTCGGCCAATCCTGTGGACGTGGCGCCCGCGCTGCGCGACACGCCGCAGGTGCATTTCCGCGGCGGCAGAGACGAGCAGGTGCCGCCGCAGACGACGGAGGCCTTTTTTCACGCGCTCGGCAGGGCGACATGTCTTGAGATCGTGGATTCGCCCGACCTGGCCCATGGACGAGACTGGGTGCCCCGATGGAGAGACATGCTGCAACTGCGCAGCACCCTGAACTGCTTTCCCGATCCTGCCCGAAAGTAA
- a CDS encoding MerR family transcriptional regulator, whose amino-acid sequence MDKELVSIADMAAATGMKESDVHRYVSEHPGLFTPATSSGRTLYDADVVEVLSRVQELAGAGLSKQEIEDVVKRSAGSLSENSLSSQEAGLSESLKEAVKAGVASGIHALVRELQETNRRLAYLESRIEDTLGKPAGGEGDAVTAEWPGAFMTGGHAPHAMPEDKEALTLFESPPEEHVPEQESLFSREAGMARETARKEEQAPPPEAAPADVAVEASGTTKPAEDLGHGFSQDIPMVAEPSEKDESPKTAAEMAEAVADLQKTVADAAGAEPSRTPEPAGTATLRKEETTSGKVADRPAAEPGEIKATAPEAMPAEPSTQKVGTTPEPGASKPAVETKSKSADKKPETEAKSGKESPEPKVEAESEKKKAGASAESKTDKEKPEQKDTGKKPETKSDGKKAEAGKPTVETESIQPQTPAAAAGLKTEEIIAEQEQAASEPEAVPTADILDLGEEFEGIELADDFFEEVPTIDLEEDAIVKEEAASPATEKASFDFQGSEFDIETATADLLSGLEEKEAGKSWEFEVNELEDTGKTLPDFSEDNAEDTWEFDSPEKKTEKGAWAKESATREEPDTSAHAAGTAADTVKISELDELGLDETQKPVSSDLGVDFGELPPTKEPDKKPDATKAGSLGPGEPAPAKTGAKPAEAVKDVETTADIAVDSPKPASEPGVEPKAAESAKPEAKPEAKPEAKPGVAAGARAKSEVESAPKKPEEKFGTEPEEKMTKAKTDEKKPGEAEGKKPGTPEKQPDSKADRKLVETKDKPTETAPGMSGEKKLDAGVRAEKSTPAAKAEATVEPKSAEKVAEKPAEKVVGKSGEKASAKEPGESEAKKPEPAKSEPLAAKPAAAGAKAESASKAEPGAPGRDVSKAAPAVEPQPAGGGEKTGVKPVGADLGKEAGKESAKAADVTAEKPVESAKAQVVPGLSAHEAAQAQSETIPESKSAKGEAEPAPEPVEPAAQSFPKSSAPEDKSAAEPASKPASKAAVDETRSDETRPEESQKDKADATAGAGVEAAKSSAGPLEKPAKSETKASRAKAGKLDEKAAEQDAESGSHDMSAALDELMAEPIIEAEPIFDDEAEADEAKGKKPEKPEETEARKREKARAEARRKEEEEETADIILEVSEEEEDAEASTETPDRTIQFNEYNEPTQPPVTPRETRRVIWYMYKRGCELTQIADYLALERVPTFSGRGTWNAERVSQVVKTLERRVIERKQKRESESSKVPNAMDDLIG is encoded by the coding sequence ATGGATAAAGAGCTCGTCAGTATTGCAGACATGGCTGCGGCTACCGGGATGAAGGAAAGCGACGTGCATCGCTATGTTTCAGAACATCCCGGTCTTTTTACTCCTGCGACGAGCTCCGGGCGTACGCTTTACGATGCCGACGTCGTCGAAGTGTTGTCGCGTGTCCAGGAACTGGCGGGAGCCGGACTTTCCAAACAGGAGATCGAGGACGTGGTGAAACGCTCTGCGGGCTCTTTATCCGAGAACTCGCTGTCCAGCCAGGAGGCCGGGCTGTCCGAGTCGCTCAAGGAAGCTGTCAAAGCCGGCGTGGCAAGCGGCATCCATGCCCTTGTACGCGAGCTGCAGGAGACAAACAGGCGGCTTGCCTATCTCGAATCCAGAATCGAAGACACTTTGGGAAAGCCTGCCGGCGGCGAGGGCGATGCGGTGACCGCCGAGTGGCCTGGCGCATTCATGACAGGCGGACATGCGCCACATGCGATGCCGGAGGACAAGGAGGCCCTCACCCTGTTCGAGTCGCCTCCGGAAGAGCATGTGCCCGAGCAGGAATCCCTGTTCAGCCGGGAGGCCGGGATGGCGCGGGAAACAGCCAGGAAGGAAGAACAGGCGCCGCCACCCGAAGCCGCACCCGCAGACGTCGCAGTCGAAGCTTCCGGGACAACCAAGCCCGCAGAGGATTTGGGACACGGATTTTCTCAAGACATCCCGATGGTTGCCGAGCCTTCCGAAAAGGATGAATCTCCCAAGACCGCGGCGGAAATGGCCGAGGCCGTGGCCGATCTGCAAAAGACAGTGGCCGATGCGGCCGGCGCCGAGCCGTCCCGGACGCCTGAACCTGCCGGCACAGCGACGCTCAGGAAGGAAGAAACCACGTCCGGAAAGGTTGCAGACCGACCCGCTGCCGAACCAGGCGAGATCAAGGCAACCGCGCCGGAAGCCATGCCGGCCGAGCCGTCGACTCAGAAAGTCGGAACCACCCCCGAGCCGGGGGCAAGTAAGCCCGCGGTTGAGACGAAATCAAAGTCCGCGGACAAGAAACCGGAGACTGAAGCCAAGAGCGGAAAGGAAAGCCCGGAGCCCAAGGTCGAGGCTGAGAGCGAGAAAAAGAAAGCCGGGGCCAGCGCCGAATCCAAGACTGACAAAGAGAAGCCGGAGCAAAAGGATACGGGCAAGAAGCCGGAGACCAAGTCAGACGGCAAGAAAGCCGAGGCCGGCAAGCCCACGGTCGAGACGGAATCGATACAGCCGCAGACCCCGGCCGCGGCGGCCGGTCTCAAAACCGAAGAAATAATAGCGGAACAGGAGCAGGCGGCATCCGAGCCCGAAGCCGTCCCGACAGCCGACATCCTGGATCTCGGCGAGGAGTTCGAAGGCATCGAGTTGGCGGACGACTTTTTCGAAGAGGTGCCGACTATCGATCTTGAGGAAGATGCGATTGTCAAAGAGGAAGCCGCCAGTCCTGCGACTGAAAAGGCCAGCTTTGATTTCCAAGGGTCCGAATTCGATATCGAAACAGCCACTGCCGATCTGCTGAGCGGCCTTGAGGAGAAAGAGGCCGGAAAATCCTGGGAATTCGAGGTCAACGAGCTGGAAGACACCGGCAAGACGCTTCCTGATTTTTCCGAGGACAATGCCGAGGACACCTGGGAGTTCGATTCGCCTGAGAAGAAGACCGAGAAGGGGGCGTGGGCGAAGGAGTCCGCGACACGAGAAGAGCCCGATACATCGGCGCACGCCGCCGGGACGGCCGCGGACACCGTCAAGATATCGGAGCTGGACGAACTGGGCCTGGACGAGACCCAGAAGCCTGTATCCTCCGATCTTGGAGTCGATTTTGGCGAATTGCCGCCTACGAAGGAACCCGACAAAAAGCCTGATGCGACGAAGGCTGGCTCCCTCGGTCCGGGTGAACCCGCGCCGGCCAAAACCGGTGCCAAGCCGGCCGAGGCGGTCAAGGACGTGGAAACGACTGCGGACATCGCCGTGGACTCGCCGAAACCGGCATCCGAACCCGGAGTGGAGCCCAAAGCCGCGGAATCCGCAAAGCCCGAAGCAAAGCCCGAAGCCAAACCCGAAGCCAAGCCCGGCGTAGCCGCTGGAGCCAGGGCCAAATCGGAAGTCGAATCTGCTCCCAAGAAGCCTGAAGAGAAGTTTGGGACGGAGCCTGAAGAGAAAATGACCAAGGCTAAAACCGACGAGAAAAAGCCGGGAGAGGCCGAGGGTAAGAAGCCAGGAACACCCGAGAAACAGCCCGACTCCAAGGCTGACCGGAAGTTGGTGGAGACGAAGGACAAGCCGACCGAGACGGCGCCAGGCATGTCTGGCGAGAAAAAGCTCGATGCAGGCGTGCGCGCAGAGAAATCCACGCCCGCAGCCAAAGCCGAAGCGACTGTCGAGCCGAAGTCTGCCGAGAAGGTTGCCGAGAAGCCTGCAGAGAAGGTGGTCGGGAAATCCGGTGAGAAGGCTTCTGCTAAAGAGCCCGGGGAATCCGAAGCCAAGAAACCCGAACCTGCCAAGTCTGAACCGTTGGCGGCGAAACCTGCTGCGGCCGGGGCCAAAGCCGAGTCTGCAAGCAAGGCGGAGCCCGGAGCGCCAGGCCGAGATGTCTCCAAGGCGGCGCCTGCTGTCGAACCCCAACCCGCTGGCGGTGGGGAGAAAACGGGTGTGAAACCGGTTGGTGCGGATCTGGGCAAGGAAGCCGGGAAGGAATCCGCCAAGGCTGCCGATGTCACCGCAGAGAAACCTGTCGAATCAGCCAAGGCTCAGGTTGTACCCGGACTATCCGCCCATGAGGCCGCGCAGGCGCAATCGGAGACCATTCCGGAATCCAAATCCGCCAAAGGCGAGGCTGAACCGGCGCCGGAACCTGTCGAACCGGCCGCGCAGTCTTTCCCGAAATCTTCTGCGCCTGAGGACAAGAGTGCGGCGGAGCCGGCGTCCAAGCCTGCGTCCAAGGCTGCCGTCGACGAAACGCGGTCAGATGAAACCAGGCCAGAAGAATCGCAGAAAGATAAAGCCGACGCCACGGCCGGAGCCGGGGTGGAAGCCGCAAAGTCCTCGGCCGGACCGCTTGAAAAGCCGGCAAAGTCCGAGACAAAGGCATCCAGGGCCAAGGCGGGCAAACTTGACGAAAAGGCTGCCGAGCAGGATGCCGAGTCCGGTTCACATGATATGTCTGCGGCACTTGATGAGCTGATGGCCGAGCCCATAATTGAAGCCGAGCCCATCTTTGATGACGAAGCGGAGGCAGACGAAGCGAAAGGGAAAAAGCCCGAGAAGCCTGAAGAAACCGAAGCAAGGAAGCGGGAGAAGGCCAGGGCCGAAGCCAGGCGCAAGGAAGAGGAAGAGGAAACGGCCGACATCATCCTAGAAGTGAGCGAAGAGGAGGAGGATGCCGAGGCTTCCACCGAAACTCCGGACCGCACCATCCAGTTCAACGAGTACAATGAACCGACGCAACCGCCTGTCACGCCTCGCGAAACCAGGCGCGTTATCTGGTATATGTACAAGCGTGGATGCGAGCTCACCCAGATTGCCGACTACCTCGCTTTGGAACGAGTGCCGACGTTCTCCGGGCGGGGCACCTGGAACGCCGAGCGTGTCTCGCAGGTTGTCAAAACGCTGGAGCGCCGCGTGATCGAGCGCAAGCAGAAACGCGAGAGCGAATCGAGCAAGGTCCCCAACGCCATGGATGACCTGATCGGTTGA
- a CDS encoding dihydrolipoyl dehydrogenase family protein, translating into MPETMDCSLVVLGAGPGGYDAALEAAALGMDTVLVEREHLGGTCLNWGCIPTKLFLGASAPVSSLASHAKLKLIEYEPEAVRVSLPAMQNRKRKMLAGTHKAMALRLRKAGVTLLTGTGRFTAPGTVEVTDAEGNNTTTVHYNDAVVATGAGSASFPSIAPDGEAVLDPQQLLELESPPNSLVIVGGGAIGIEMGEVFARLGASITLIEAMDRLLPYEDPEIGEGLAKLLKRDKWTLRIGERVESLKTVDGRAVLTMESGETMEADKALVAVGRKPNSAGMGLEDVGCELDPRGFVKTDENLSAAEHVYAVGDVNGLSLLAHAATHQAHYVVRRLAGREQQPYRGGAIPACVYGSHEMMRAGLTEALALDAGGEKVEVSRFQLAANPYAQAQSAGYGFVKAIWLDDILVGVSALGHGVSHLVTLAEVLVREKISAERLGGYVFAHPTLDEALAEALRAPREHIR; encoded by the coding sequence ATGCCAGAGACAATGGACTGTTCGCTCGTGGTGCTGGGGGCTGGCCCCGGCGGCTACGACGCCGCCCTGGAAGCCGCCGCCCTGGGAATGGATACCGTGCTCGTGGAGCGCGAGCACCTGGGCGGTACGTGCCTCAACTGGGGCTGCATTCCCACCAAGCTCTTCCTCGGCGCCAGTGCGCCGGTGTCGTCCCTGGCGTCGCACGCCAAGCTCAAGCTCATCGAATACGAACCGGAAGCCGTGCGGGTCTCTTTGCCCGCAATGCAAAACCGCAAACGCAAGATGCTGGCCGGCACGCACAAAGCCATGGCCCTGCGGCTCAGGAAGGCAGGCGTCACCCTGCTCACGGGCACGGGCCGTTTTACCGCTCCCGGCACAGTGGAAGTCACGGACGCCGAAGGAAACAACACCACCACCGTTCACTATAATGATGCCGTCGTGGCCACGGGCGCAGGCTCGGCAAGCTTCCCCTCCATAGCCCCGGACGGCGAGGCCGTGCTCGACCCGCAGCAGCTCCTCGAACTGGAGAGCCCCCCAAATAGCCTGGTCATCGTAGGCGGCGGCGCCATCGGCATCGAGATGGGCGAGGTCTTTGCCCGCCTCGGCGCGTCTATCACCTTGATCGAAGCCATGGACCGACTGCTGCCGTATGAAGACCCGGAAATCGGCGAGGGGCTGGCCAAACTGCTCAAACGCGACAAATGGACCCTGCGCATTGGCGAACGCGTGGAATCCCTGAAGACTGTGGACGGCCGCGCCGTGCTGACCATGGAATCCGGCGAGACCATGGAAGCGGACAAGGCCCTGGTGGCAGTGGGCCGCAAGCCCAACTCCGCCGGCATGGGCCTGGAGGACGTGGGCTGCGAGCTCGACCCGCGCGGTTTCGTGAAGACGGACGAGAATCTGAGCGCAGCCGAGCATGTCTATGCCGTGGGCGACGTCAACGGCCTTTCGTTGCTGGCCCATGCCGCCACCCACCAGGCGCATTACGTGGTGCGCCGTCTGGCCGGACGCGAGCAGCAGCCCTACCGCGGCGGGGCGATCCCTGCGTGCGTGTATGGCAGCCACGAGATGATGCGCGCCGGCCTCACCGAGGCGCTGGCTTTGGACGCCGGGGGCGAGAAGGTTGAGGTTTCGCGCTTCCAGCTCGCCGCCAATCCATACGCCCAGGCGCAATCCGCCGGATACGGCTTCGTCAAGGCCATCTGGCTGGACGATATTCTCGTGGGCGTCTCGGCCCTTGGCCATGGCGTGTCGCATCTGGTGACACTGGCCGAGGTGCTGGTGCGCGAAAAGATCTCGGCCGAGCGGCTTGGGGGCTACGTTTTCGCCCATCCCACGCTGGACGAAGCCCTGGCGGAAGCGCTCCGGGCCCCGCGGGAACACATCCGCTGA